Genomic window (Thermanaeromonas sp. C210):
TGAAGAGAAGCTTCAGTCCACCTTTCACCATCGACGGCTGAGACGCAACGTAAGTTACCAGACCCTCTTACGAATGGAACTCTATAAGGTGGAGAAGCACCTTATGGGCGAACAGCTGTATGAACCCTTTGTGAGTCGTTGGTAAGCCGGTGGTGACATAATGTACGTTATTCTTGTCTACGACGTTAACGTATCGCGGGTGGGTAAAGTGTTGAAAACTGCCCGGCGGTACCTCACCTGGGTGCAAAACTCCGTACTCGAAGGCGAACTAACCGAAGCCACCTTTCGCGCCCTGCGGAGCGAACTCGCACGAGTGATTAACCCCAAGGAGGATTCAGTGCTGTTCTATATACTTGGTAACGAAAAGTATGCCAGGAGAGAACTTATGGGCATTCGTAAGGGCGGAGAGGATTGGATTTTCTAAACAACTTCTATTTTTTAGGCCCGGCAGGAAAACTGTCGTCGATGTCTAATAAAGCAAAAAAGCCCGGGGATCGACGACAACCCGCTAGAAAGAGAAATCCACAGCTGAAGCCGAATAAAGGGAGTAGACTTTGCGGTATGGAAGATAGTTCCATATAGGGGGACCAAGACTAATTCCTTGATTTATGCGCACAAAATGGGTTTTTAGCCTACCTATGAGGGATTGAAACCTAGTAAACGCGAATGCCGCAGCTACCCTCCCTGCGCGTTTTTAGCCTACCTATGAGGGATTGAAACCCATTTGTGTCTACGTCCTCCGGGTTGTGCTCATCGGTTTTTAGCCTACCTATGAGGGATTGAAACAGCTTGGTCGTGATGCGGGCTTCCCCTTGCCTGGCCAGGTTTTTAGCCTACCTATGAGGGATTGAAACCCTAATGGTGATAACTTAAGGGAGCAGGTTAATAGGGTTTTTAGCCTACCTATGAGGGATTGAAACCAGTATGTTTGCTATGGCATTCGTGACATAAGGGTTGTTTTTAGCCTACCTATGAGGGATTGAAACCATTGTGGGGCGTGAGAAGGTATCTGGCCGCTTTGAGTTTTTAGCCTACCTATGAGGGATTGAAACACGAGTACCTGCACCTGGTGCTGAACAGCAAGACCAGTTTTTAGCCTACCTATGAGGGATTGAAACAATTTTATCTCTTGTTTGCTACCTATGGGGTTTTTACCGTTTTTAGCCTACCTATGAGGGATTGAAACTATATTAGGGCCTCCCTAATCATCCTCGGTATTTCGTTTTTAGCCTACCTATGAGGGATTGAAACGCGATATTTGGTGTTATATACGCTGTGCGGAAGGGGTTTTTAGCCTACCTATGAGGGATTGAAACTGGAATACGAATGAGATTATTCGTAATGCTGTTTTAGTTTTTAGCCTACCTATGAGGGATTGAAACCATACCAGTAAATCCCCATCCTCGGCCCTAAGCATTAGTTTTTAGCCTACCTATGAGGGATTGAAACTCCGGGCCTCTTTAGACAGCGCAGTGGTCTGTTTAACGTTTTTAGCCTACCTATGAGGGATTGAAACGCAGCAGAAGCTTTTCAGTGCCTCTGATACCGTAGGGTTTTTAGCCTACCTATGAGGGATTGAAACGACGCCTACGTGGACATGCAACCCGGTTGGTGGATCGGTTTTTAGCCTACCTATGAGGGATTGAAACAACTCCTCCCGATGCGCCTTTTTGGCGCCGGGAGAAGGCGTTTTTAGCCTACCTATGAGGGATTGAAACATGAATCGCTTATCTTCGAAACCCCTGAGGGAGCACGTTTTTAGCCTACCTATGAGGGATTGAAACGACTCGCGGAACTAATCCCGCAGGCCCAGGGGCTTCGTTTTTAGCCTACCTATGAGGGATTGAAACAGTAGCATTTACTGCACCCCCAATAGCCTCAAAAGGTTTTTAGCCTACCTATGAGGGATTGAAACAGTAGTCTAATACGCCAGGAGTGTCGAGGATTACCGTGTTTTTAGCCTACCTATGAGGGATTGAAACCCCTCCCCTCCGGCCGCAAGGCTGTGGGGATGGGGGTTTTTAGCCTACCTATGAGGGATTGAAACTTCTTGCGGGATAAGTTTTTTCACGTAGCAGTCGTGTTTTTAGCCTACCTATGAGGGATTGAAACCCAGCTCCCTGCCTGAAACTGGAAACGATGGCGCCGGGTTTTTAGCCTACCTATGAGGGATTGAAACGGGAGAGGGCCAATATATAGGGAGAGGGTCAATAATGTTTTTAGCCTACCTATGAGGGATTGAAACCTCTAACGGCGGGGCCATACAGGCCGCTATAGGCCTGGTTTTTAGCCTACCTATGAGGGATTGAAACGCAGGAGCCGGAAGACGGCTCCTGAATACATACCAAAGTTTTTAGCCTACCTATGAGGGATTGAAACTGATCAAAAACATCTTTGTCACCTCCTTTTCGCTGGTTTTTAGCCTACCTATGAGGGATTGAAACTCCCTCCTAGGACTTGCCAAAAGTTCCTGGGTTTGCCAGTTTTTAGCCTACCTATGAGGGATTGAAACTCCGCTGCCCAGTACGGGGACGGCGTAGTCCTTAAAGGTTTTTAGCCTACCTATGAGGGATTGAAACTTTCCCTCCCGGTGGCTCAGGTGGCTCGCCGGGAGGTTTTTAGCCTACCTATGAGGGATTGAAACCCTAATGTAGCTGCCGACCATGAGGGCATCGTGAGGTTTTTAGCCTACCTATGAGGGATTGAAACAGTATATCGATAAGGTGCGGCCGGATTGGGTTATCTAGTTTTTAGCCTACCTATGAGGGATTGAAACCGGTACCAGGGGCAGGAGTATGACGACATCGGGCTTGGTTTTTAGCCTACCTATGAGGGATTGAAACTCTGCCTTCTGGCAAGGAACTCCATTGAACCGCATGGGTTTTTAGCCTACCTATGAGGGATTGAAACTTTCTACAATCTTTTGTGCAAACTCGCTGGCAAGCGTTTTTAGCCTACCTATGAGGGATTGAAACCCTTCCAACACTATCCGGAGCGGACCGCCGTCCTGAGTTTTTAGCCTACCTATGAGGGATTGAAACGAAGTTGTGGAATGGTACAAGGATGACGGAATAACCGTTTTTAGCCTACCTATGAGGGATTGAAACCCATATAACTTCAGCCCCTCATCCCCGCCTTCCCGCGTTTTTAGCCTACCTATGAGGGATTGAAACGCCGGGGTGCGGTACGAGCCGGTGCCGGTCACGGTCGTTTTTAGCCTACCTATGAGGGATTGAAACCCGGACTGCCGCAAGCCATTGCCGGTTTTATAAGCGGTTTTTAGCCTACCTATGAGGGATTGAAACCAATAGAACGGGCCAGAAAGGAAAGGCAGATGACCAGTTTTTAGCCTACCTATGAGGGATTGAAACACCGTATATGTTTTTGGTTGCTCCCGGGTATCGGGGTTTTTAGCCTACCTATGAGGGATTGAAACTTCACTAGGTTATTTAGCTTGGTATCAAACCATTCTTGGTTTTTAGCCTACCTATGAGGGATTGAAACCCGGGGACATACTCCACGGTGGGCGGGAGAGGGTGTCCTAAGTTTTTAGCCTACCTATGAGGGATTGAAACGTGTTATAGGGATTATATGTTTGAGCAATATAAAGAGTTTTTAGCCTACCTATGAGGGATTGAAACCGCGTAGTGCCGTGATATAGATAGACAGTAGTGTTTTGTTTTTAGCCTACCTATGAGGGATTGAAACAGTTGACCTCTACCCCGACTGGGCAGAGGTCACCCTAGTTGTGCGCCCGGCATGGGCGTTAACTTAGTGGTGAAAGTCCACTGCAGGCGAGGCAGCACGAGTCTGCTAGCCAAAGGCAAGGGTGCCCATCGCGAGGTGGGATCCGAAGGAAGCCGGAGGCAAAGCCACGGCCCGATGAACAAGAACCCCATAGGAGGCTAGACCGTTCGGATGAGCTGGCGAAACACAGCGAAATCCCAGGCTGCCAAGGGATGGTAG
Coding sequences:
- the cas2 gene encoding CRISPR-associated endonuclease Cas2; translated protein: MYVILVYDVNVSRVGKVLKTARRYLTWVQNSVLEGELTEATFRALRSELARVINPKEDSVLFYILGNEKYARRELMGIRKGGEDWIF